A region of Leishmania panamensis strain MHOM/PA/94/PSC-1 chromosome 33 sequence DNA encodes the following proteins:
- a CDS encoding ubiquitin-conjugating enzyme, putative (TriTrypDB/GeneDB-style sysID: LpmP.33.2890), with protein MPLTAAGMRTLMRQMQEVQEHPIDGVQVRPSDSISEYHVDLDGPEGTPFAAGRFHVVLVFDEQYPEVPPKGFFRTKIFHPNISERGDICVNALKRDWSPTLGLRHILAVIRCLLIEPNPESALNEEAGRLILEEYATYERKAAMYTAINAARPNGVPRFTLSEAETEKASSSATADISTGVDANSGATLTTAGASLSLTTGDSVPSASARKLAPSEANCHRGPNAATDKVEKSKKKALRRI; from the coding sequence ATGCCTCTGACAGCGGCTGGCATGAGGACTCTGATGCGTCAGATGCAGGAGGTGCAAGAGCATCCTATCGACGGTGTACAAGTGCGCCCGTCGGATTCAATAAGCGAGTACCATGTCGACCTTGACGGCCCGGAGGGGACGCCGTTTGCTGCTGGTCGCTTTCATGTTGTTCTCGTGTTTGACGAGCAGTATCCAGAGGTGCCGCCGAAGGGATTCTTCCGCACCAAGATCTTCCACCCCAACATCTCCGAGCGTGGCGACATCTGCGTGAATGCACTGAAGCGTGACTGGAGCCCGACACTTGGGCTGCGCCACATCCTTGCCGTCATCCGCTGCCTGCTGATTGAGCCGAATCCGGAGAGCGCATTAAATGAGGAGGCTGGCAGGCTGATCTTGGAGGAATACGCGACATACGAGCGCAAGGCTGCCATGTACACAGCCATAAACGCCGCGCGTCCGAATGGTGTGCCACGGTTCACGCTTTCAGAGGCCGAGACAGAGAAGGCGTCCAGCTCAGCCACGGCTGATATATCGACGGGCGTCGATGCGaacagcggcgccactcTCACTACTGCTGGTGCCTCGTTATCGCTCACGACAGGCGACAGCGTGCCGTCGGCTTCCGCGCGCAAGTTGGCTCCCTCGGAGGCAAATTGCCACCGAGGGCCCAACGCAGCGACCGACAAGGTGGAGAAGTCGAAAAAGAAGGCGTTGCGCCGTATTTGA